From the genome of Hymenobacter sp. PAMC 26628, one region includes:
- a CDS encoding glycoside hydrolase family 65 protein has protein sequence MLRTIRNKSSLFFGALALLWSAAWGPVGAQTAVDPWRIAADKVDPNHYYGATVANGLIGIVSSPVPFQVKSVVLAGAYDQYGRGRVSNFLNSFNLLNMYLEVDGKRLGPQEATNFRQELDMQRAALTTTFDYADKATVRYTYYALRHLPFTVLLDVSITAKKDVNLTAASVMEAPDALRDVQNYYNEIDRPHATLSLLTSSAKSPTGKIQLCASTSFLFEEPHGQEPRIIHEMWDNNMHLMKFGKALKAGQTYGYAIAGSSITSAHHPDPLNEAERLTIFARLEGRQRLLDFHAKAWKDLWQSDIQITGDAQAQQDVHSMLYHLYSFSRAGTDYSPSPMGLSGLGYNGHVFWDTDVWMFPALLVLHPDIAKSLLEYRFRRLEPARRNAFAHGYQGAMYPWESADTGVEETPVWALSGPFEHHISACVALAAWQYYCVTQDKDWLREKGWPILSATADFWASRVERNGPGHYDIKNVVASDEWAENVDNDAFTNAAAQVNLRNATATAQLLGLRANPDWLHVAQNIPILKMADGVTQEYATYHGEGIKQGDVNLLAYPLKTITDPAQIRKDLAYYETRVPTEGTPAMTQGIFALLYSRLGNADKAKLWFKDAYEPNLLPPFRVIAETKGGTNPYFATGAGGVLQAVLMGFGGLDITPAGIVQRKTTLPSGWQSVRITGVGPQHKTYANGR, from the coding sequence ATGCTACGCACTATTCGCAATAAATCGAGCCTGTTTTTTGGCGCGCTGGCGCTGCTGTGGTCGGCCGCCTGGGGGCCCGTGGGGGCCCAAACGGCCGTTGACCCCTGGCGCATTGCCGCCGATAAGGTGGACCCCAACCACTACTACGGTGCCACGGTAGCCAACGGGCTGATTGGCATTGTGTCATCGCCGGTGCCGTTCCAGGTGAAGAGCGTGGTGCTGGCCGGCGCCTACGACCAGTACGGCCGCGGCCGGGTGAGCAACTTCCTCAACAGCTTCAACCTGCTGAATATGTACCTGGAGGTGGACGGCAAGCGCCTGGGGCCCCAGGAGGCCACCAACTTCCGCCAGGAGCTGGACATGCAGCGGGCGGCCCTGACGACCACTTTCGACTACGCCGACAAGGCTACCGTGCGCTACACGTACTACGCGCTGCGCCACCTGCCCTTCACGGTGCTGCTCGACGTGAGTATTACGGCCAAAAAGGACGTGAACCTGACCGCCGCCAGCGTGATGGAGGCCCCCGACGCGCTGCGCGACGTGCAGAACTACTACAACGAAATCGATAGGCCCCACGCCACGCTCAGCCTGCTCACGTCGTCGGCCAAAAGCCCGACGGGCAAGATTCAGCTGTGCGCGTCGACCAGCTTTTTGTTTGAGGAGCCGCACGGGCAGGAGCCCCGCATCATCCACGAGATGTGGGACAACAACATGCACCTGATGAAATTCGGCAAGGCCCTGAAGGCCGGTCAAACCTACGGCTACGCCATTGCGGGCTCGTCCATCACCTCGGCCCACCACCCCGACCCGCTGAACGAGGCCGAGCGCCTCACCATTTTTGCCCGCCTGGAGGGCCGCCAGCGCCTGCTCGACTTCCACGCCAAGGCCTGGAAGGATTTGTGGCAGAGCGACATTCAGATTACCGGCGATGCCCAGGCCCAGCAAGACGTGCACAGCATGCTGTACCACCTCTACAGCTTCTCGCGGGCGGGCACCGACTACTCGCCCTCGCCGATGGGCCTCTCGGGCCTGGGCTACAACGGCCACGTGTTCTGGGACACCGACGTGTGGATGTTTCCGGCGCTGCTGGTGCTGCACCCCGACATTGCCAAGTCGCTGCTGGAGTACCGCTTCCGCCGCCTGGAGCCGGCCCGGCGCAACGCCTTCGCCCACGGCTACCAGGGCGCCATGTACCCCTGGGAAAGCGCCGACACGGGCGTGGAGGAAACGCCGGTGTGGGCCCTGAGCGGACCGTTTGAGCACCACATTTCGGCCTGCGTGGCGCTGGCTGCCTGGCAGTACTACTGCGTGACGCAGGACAAGGACTGGCTGCGCGAGAAGGGCTGGCCCATCCTCTCGGCCACGGCCGACTTTTGGGCCAGCCGGGTGGAGCGCAACGGCCCCGGGCACTACGACATCAAGAACGTGGTGGCTTCCGACGAGTGGGCCGAGAACGTGGACAACGACGCCTTCACCAACGCCGCGGCCCAGGTGAACCTGCGCAACGCCACCGCCACCGCCCAGCTGCTGGGCCTGCGCGCCAACCCCGACTGGCTGCACGTGGCCCAGAACATTCCCATCCTCAAAATGGCCGACGGCGTGACCCAGGAGTACGCCACCTACCACGGCGAGGGCATCAAGCAGGGCGATGTGAACCTGCTGGCCTACCCGCTGAAGACGATTACCGACCCCGCCCAGATCCGCAAAGACTTGGCCTACTACGAAACCCGCGTGCCCACCGAAGGCACCCCGGCCATGACGCAGGGCATCTTCGCGCTGCTCTACTCGCGCCTCGGAAACGCCGACAAGGCCAAGCTGTGGTTCAAAGACGCATACGAACCTAACCTGCTGCCGCCCTTCCGCGTCATTGCCGAAACCAAGGGCGGCACCAACCCCTACTTCGCCACCGGCGCGGGCGGCGTGCTGCAAGCCGTGCTCATGGGCTTCGGCGGGCTCGACATTACGCCCGCCGGCATTGTGCAGCGCAAAACCACGCTGCCCAGCGGCTGGCAATCGGTGCGCATCACCGGCGTGGGGCCCCAGCACAAAACCTACGCCAACGGCCGCTAA
- a CDS encoding RagB/SusD family nutrient uptake outer membrane protein, producing MKKILSAGALLAVLQLANSCQINEEFQGTLPAAQSGGGSANPASLLDGVYSSMRSPFQGATQVFALSEVTTDERLMPTRGGDWDDNGVWRQLHQHNWDANHTQVRDAFNNLNGVVFAATDILRYNPSTQQAAEARFLRAWAMYWVLDLYDQVPYRDPGEPVTQLARVRKGTEALDFIISEVNAVLATLPDAPVSRATKDAARGLLMKCYLNRGVYANRSTPAFAAADMNQVISLADAIINSGRYRFATNYFDNFAPDNTNIGTENIFTELNVGGVSSGAQYDLWRFISHYNMAPSGYNGPTALSDFYDKFGANDIRRGTVYKYKNGPTNPGNRQNVGFLIGQQYNLNTDVALTDRTGAPLAFTREVSIIETNAQTLERTGIRPMKYPPDFTNNSAGTIDNDMVHLRLPDILLMKAEAILRGGTATTAGTYGNTPLALVNSIRTDASRNAGALASVDLNALYDERGRELYLEMWRRQDMVRFGKFLGPIQEGSTTSAATYLIFPIPNQQIAVNSNLVQNPGY from the coding sequence ATGAAAAAAATACTCAGCGCGGGGGCCCTGCTGGCGGTGCTTCAGCTTGCCAATAGCTGCCAGATCAACGAGGAGTTCCAGGGGACCTTGCCGGCAGCGCAGTCGGGCGGCGGCTCCGCCAATCCGGCATCTTTGCTCGATGGCGTGTACAGCTCGATGCGCAGCCCATTTCAGGGAGCTACCCAGGTGTTTGCCCTTTCGGAAGTAACCACCGACGAACGCCTCATGCCCACCCGCGGGGGCGACTGGGACGACAACGGCGTGTGGCGCCAGTTGCACCAGCACAACTGGGATGCCAACCACACCCAAGTGCGCGATGCGTTCAATAACCTGAACGGCGTCGTGTTCGCAGCCACTGACATTCTCCGCTACAATCCCAGCACGCAACAGGCCGCCGAAGCCCGCTTCCTGCGCGCCTGGGCCATGTACTGGGTGCTCGACCTTTACGACCAAGTGCCTTACCGCGACCCGGGCGAACCCGTAACGCAACTGGCCCGCGTGCGCAAGGGCACCGAGGCGCTCGACTTCATCATCAGCGAGGTGAACGCCGTGCTGGCGACCCTGCCCGACGCCCCGGTATCCCGGGCCACCAAAGACGCGGCCCGTGGCCTGCTCATGAAGTGCTACCTCAACCGGGGCGTGTATGCCAACCGCAGCACCCCCGCGTTCGCTGCGGCCGACATGAACCAGGTTATCAGCTTGGCCGATGCCATCATCAACAGTGGGCGCTACCGATTCGCCACCAACTACTTTGATAACTTTGCTCCCGACAATACCAACATCGGCACGGAGAACATCTTCACTGAACTAAACGTGGGCGGCGTGAGCAGCGGGGCCCAGTACGACCTGTGGCGCTTCATTTCGCACTACAACATGGCGCCCAGCGGCTACAACGGGCCAACGGCTTTGTCCGATTTCTACGACAAGTTTGGGGCTAACGACATTCGCCGGGGCACGGTATATAAGTACAAAAATGGCCCAACCAATCCTGGTAACCGCCAGAATGTGGGTTTCCTAATAGGCCAGCAATACAACCTGAATACGGATGTTGCGCTGACTGACCGCACCGGCGCGCCTTTGGCTTTTACGCGGGAGGTAAGCATCATCGAAACCAACGCCCAAACCTTGGAGCGCACGGGCATCCGCCCGATGAAATACCCACCTGACTTTACCAATAACTCGGCTGGCACGATTGACAACGACATGGTGCACTTGCGCCTGCCCGACATCCTGCTAATGAAGGCCGAAGCTATTCTGCGCGGGGGCACGGCCACGACAGCTGGCACCTACGGCAACACGCCGCTGGCGCTGGTCAACTCCATCCGCACGGATGCTTCGCGCAATGCCGGGGCTCTCGCCAGTGTGGACTTGAACGCCTTATACGACGAGCGAGGCCGGGAATTATACCTGGAAATGTGGCGTCGGCAGGACATGGTTCGCTTCGGCAAGTTTCTGGGGCCTATCCAGGAAGGGTCCACAACCAGCGCTGCTACCTACCTCATCTTCCCCATCCCCAACCAGCAGATTGCCGTTAACTCGAACCTAGTTCAGAACCCTGGGTACTAA